From one Caldithrix abyssi DSM 13497 genomic stretch:
- a CDS encoding FAD-dependent oxidoreductase, with amino-acid sequence MKKIKTEILIVGAGASGVCAAIQAARMGRKVALVEESPWLGGMLTAAGVSAIDGNHKLPSGLWGEFRSRLYDHYGGPQAVETGWVSNTLFEPKVGERILRDMALSAGDVHLFHGFFPVEVLMEKDRIMGVRFSNDQKQQMEIRALYTIDATEYGDVIALSGAEFRYGRESAAETGEPGAPAKADRFVQDLTYVAVLKDYGPDADKTISRPQDYDPHEFKGCCREWGDEFQKNTIDAQRMLEYGRLPGDKFMINWPRNGNDYFSHLAVMDRAGRLAEIEKSKAVTLRFVYFIQQQLGFKNLGLADDEFPTSDRLALIPYIREGRRIVGKSTLKLQYILHPYSAEAAGLYQQGIAVGNYPLDHHHDKAGIAVDEEYAPIPAFNVPFACLIPQKVRGLIAAEKSISVTHMVNGCTRLQPVVMQIGQAAGAAAALAVEKDRPVEKLNVRELQETLLQAGMWLMPFTDVTPEHWAFKSLQRVALCGLLKGQGKASDWANEFYIFPEKPVTAREAVEALSALNPEFKVNNDLHFPENLEHSLTRQEGVRMIWQALGSPKESVNLFLNDVQDLAVDFILAQNLGAPWIDFEKELFYPKEPMTRSVFAHLIDHLFQPFKKPLFFE; translated from the coding sequence ATGAAAAAAATTAAAACTGAAATTTTAATCGTCGGCGCAGGAGCCAGCGGCGTGTGCGCAGCCATCCAGGCGGCGCGCATGGGACGCAAGGTGGCGCTGGTGGAAGAATCGCCCTGGCTGGGCGGCATGCTGACCGCCGCGGGTGTTTCGGCCATTGACGGCAACCATAAACTGCCTTCCGGATTGTGGGGGGAGTTTCGCAGCAGACTGTACGACCATTACGGCGGCCCCCAGGCGGTGGAAACCGGTTGGGTGAGCAACACGTTGTTTGAACCAAAGGTTGGGGAGCGCATTTTGCGCGACATGGCGCTCAGCGCGGGAGATGTGCATCTATTCCATGGCTTTTTTCCTGTAGAAGTTTTAATGGAAAAAGACAGAATTATGGGCGTGCGCTTTAGTAACGATCAAAAGCAGCAAATGGAAATTCGCGCCCTTTACACGATCGACGCCACGGAATATGGCGACGTTATCGCATTGAGCGGCGCGGAATTTCGCTACGGTCGCGAAAGCGCGGCCGAAACCGGCGAACCCGGCGCTCCTGCAAAAGCAGATCGCTTTGTTCAGGACCTGACTTATGTGGCCGTTTTAAAAGATTACGGCCCCGATGCGGACAAAACCATTTCCAGGCCGCAGGATTACGATCCGCATGAATTTAAAGGCTGTTGCCGCGAATGGGGCGATGAGTTTCAGAAAAATACAATTGACGCCCAAAGGATGCTGGAGTACGGACGCCTGCCCGGCGATAAGTTTATGATTAACTGGCCGCGCAACGGCAACGATTATTTTTCCCATTTAGCCGTGATGGATCGGGCCGGTCGGCTGGCCGAAATCGAAAAGAGTAAAGCCGTTACTTTGCGTTTTGTGTACTTCATCCAGCAGCAGTTGGGTTTTAAAAATCTGGGCCTGGCCGACGATGAATTTCCGACGTCGGATCGCCTGGCGCTCATTCCCTACATCCGCGAAGGTCGAAGAATTGTCGGTAAATCAACCTTGAAATTGCAATATATTTTGCATCCCTATTCCGCAGAGGCCGCAGGACTTTACCAGCAGGGCATTGCCGTAGGGAACTATCCGCTGGATCATCACCATGACAAAGCGGGCATTGCGGTTGATGAAGAATATGCGCCCATTCCGGCTTTCAATGTGCCCTTTGCCTGTCTGATTCCACAAAAAGTACGAGGATTAATTGCAGCAGAAAAGAGTATCTCCGTCACGCACATGGTGAACGGCTGCACGCGCCTGCAGCCGGTTGTCATGCAGATCGGTCAGGCGGCCGGCGCCGCTGCCGCGCTGGCCGTTGAGAAAGATCGGCCGGTAGAAAAATTGAATGTGCGCGAACTGCAGGAAACGCTTTTGCAAGCCGGAATGTGGTTGATGCCCTTTACCGACGTCACGCCCGAGCACTGGGCGTTTAAATCGTTGCAGCGCGTTGCCCTGTGCGGACTTTTAAAAGGGCAGGGTAAAGCAAGCGACTGGGCTAACGAATTTTACATCTTTCCCGAGAAACCTGTTACCGCCCGGGAGGCGGTTGAGGCCTTAAGTGCGTTGAATCCGGAGTTTAAGGTAAATAATGATCTCCATTTCCCGGAAAACCTGGAGCATTCCTTAACGCGCCAGGAGGGCGTGCGTATGATCTGGCAGGCGCTTGGCTCGCCAAAAGAAAGCGTTAATCTGTTTTTAAACGATGTGCAGGATTTAGCCGTTGATTTTATTCTGGCTCAAAATCTGGGAGCGCCGTGGATCGATTTCGAAAAGGAATTATTTTACCCCAAGGAACCTATGACGCGCTCTGTATTTGCGCATTTGATCGACCATTTGTTCCAGCCTTTTAAAAAGCCGTTATTTTTTGAATGA
- a CDS encoding GDSL-type esterase/lipase family protein, whose amino-acid sequence MHRASFLGLILFLLIAPGLVQAQSVADPDPQRFVKEIDHFIRYDQKNSFPQKAVLFIGSSSIRLWKTHLAFPEIPVINRGFGGSHISDVLFYYEKLVKKYQPQTIVFYAGDNDIAAGKSVEQTVADFKTFVAKVKKDLPFTKIIYLPIKPSLLRWNFWPAMQKVNQVISNICAADSMLKYVDTASVLLDDSGKPDSTFFMEDGLHLNEKGYQKWNARLSPILNILNH is encoded by the coding sequence ATGCACAGAGCTTCTTTTTTAGGTTTAATCCTGTTCTTGCTTATCGCACCGGGACTCGTTCAGGCACAAAGTGTTGCCGATCCCGATCCGCAACGCTTTGTTAAGGAAATTGATCATTTTATCCGCTACGATCAAAAGAATAGCTTTCCGCAAAAGGCCGTTCTTTTTATCGGTAGCTCCAGCATTCGTTTGTGGAAAACGCATCTGGCCTTTCCGGAAATACCGGTCATTAATCGCGGCTTTGGCGGTTCGCACATTTCCGATGTTTTGTTCTATTACGAAAAGCTGGTTAAAAAATACCAACCGCAAACCATCGTCTTTTACGCCGGCGACAATGATATTGCAGCGGGAAAATCGGTGGAACAGACGGTTGCCGATTTTAAGACCTTTGTGGCAAAGGTTAAAAAAGACCTGCCCTTTACAAAAATCATCTATTTGCCCATTAAGCCATCGTTGTTGCGCTGGAATTTCTGGCCGGCCATGCAAAAGGTGAATCAGGTCATCAGCAATATTTGCGCTGCAGATTCAATGCTCAAATATGTTGATACGGCATCCGTTTTATTGGACGACTCCGGTAAGCCAGATAGCACGTTTTTCATGGAAGACGGTTTGCACTTGAATGAAAAGGGCTACCAGAAGTGGAACGCCCGTTTGAGTCCCATCTTAAATATACTAAACCATTGA
- a CDS encoding transglutaminase-like domain-containing protein, protein MKAIVIISVLFSFAFFTRCAQHPYPEEVRQALELAGPNRGELEKTLEHYRQTGDSLKLKAAFYLIGNMSDKGYFIYTLKDTAGNEVAFNVLDYPDYRTMVAAWDSIAAIRGELDFEKKEFIKDLHVIKSEFLIRNIDLAFEAWQKKPWARFLTFEQFCRYILPYRGSNEPLEDWRSYFYEKYQWLDSAFASSNDVAQIAAAINNDLKSWFKFDDRFYRHPTDQGLKEMLRNKMGRCEDMANLAIFAMRANGLAVTSDYTPYWADAANNHAWNALIDPSGRAIPFMGGLFNPGAYSLPNRIAKVYRKTFEHHKENLIFKVKNRRKIPRWLAGKSYIDVTTQYVPTANVELTLEKERPDSVRFAYLCVFNSGEWKAIHWAEIKEDRAVFTDMGKDLAYLPAYYLDQTIVPAGPPFILQKSGNILKLIPDTASTATLKLISTMKRITTQATDSKKKSFLENGAAYELFFWDGDWQSLGTKEVRQNQPLVFEKAPSNALYWLVKKGSKKYERIFIYRDGEQVWY, encoded by the coding sequence ATGAAAGCAATTGTTATTATTTCGGTTTTATTCAGTTTTGCATTTTTTACGCGTTGCGCCCAACATCCCTATCCCGAAGAAGTGCGCCAGGCGCTTGAACTGGCCGGCCCCAATCGTGGGGAACTGGAAAAGACGCTGGAGCATTACCGCCAGACGGGCGATTCTTTGAAATTAAAGGCCGCATTTTATTTAATAGGCAACATGTCCGATAAAGGATATTTTATTTACACGCTTAAGGACACGGCCGGCAACGAGGTAGCATTTAATGTTCTGGATTATCCGGATTACAGGACCATGGTAGCCGCCTGGGATTCCATTGCCGCCATCCGTGGCGAACTCGATTTTGAAAAAAAGGAGTTTATTAAAGACCTACATGTCATCAAAAGCGAATTTTTGATCCGCAATATTGATCTGGCTTTTGAAGCATGGCAAAAAAAGCCGTGGGCGCGGTTTTTGACTTTTGAGCAGTTCTGCCGCTACATTTTGCCGTATCGGGGCAGTAACGAACCGCTGGAAGATTGGCGCAGCTATTTTTATGAGAAATACCAATGGCTCGACTCCGCATTCGCTTCTTCAAACGATGTGGCGCAGATCGCCGCGGCCATTAATAACGACTTAAAGTCGTGGTTTAAGTTTGATGATCGATTTTACCGGCATCCCACCGATCAGGGTTTAAAGGAAATGTTAAGAAATAAGATGGGCCGTTGCGAAGATATGGCCAACCTGGCCATTTTTGCCATGCGGGCCAATGGATTGGCCGTAACCAGCGATTACACGCCTTACTGGGCCGACGCGGCCAACAATCACGCCTGGAATGCCTTAATCGATCCTTCCGGTCGGGCTATTCCTTTTATGGGAGGCTTGTTTAATCCGGGCGCTTATTCATTACCCAACCGTATCGCCAAAGTCTATCGCAAAACGTTTGAACATCATAAAGAGAATTTAATCTTTAAAGTAAAAAACCGCCGTAAAATACCACGCTGGCTGGCCGGCAAAAGCTACATTGATGTGACAACTCAATACGTGCCCACGGCAAATGTGGAATTAACTCTGGAAAAAGAACGACCCGATTCCGTTCGTTTTGCTTATTTGTGCGTCTTTAACAGCGGCGAATGGAAGGCCATTCACTGGGCGGAAATTAAAGAGGACAGAGCTGTATTTACCGATATGGGAAAGGATCTCGCCTATCTTCCCGCTTATTATCTGGATCAAACGATTGTTCCGGCAGGCCCGCCCTTTATCCTGCAGAAATCCGGCAACATCTTAAAATTGATTCCCGATACGGCGTCCACCGCAACGCTCAAGTTGATCTCCACCATGAAGCGCATAACCACCCAGGCCACGGATAGTAAAAAGAAGAGTTTTCTGGAAAACGGCGCTGCGTATGAACTGTTTTTCTGGGACGGAGATTGGCAGTCGTTGGGAACGAAAGAAGTGCGGCAAAACCAACCGCTGGTTTTTGAAAAAGCGCCGTCCAATGCGTTGTACTGGCTGGTTAAAAAAGGCTCCAAAAAGTACGAACGCATCTTTATTTACAGGGACGGGGAACAAGTGTGGTATTAA
- a CDS encoding ATP-binding protein — protein sequence MQRINKLILKNFKFFYGEVSLNFESKNILLYGENGSGKSCIYWAIYTFLQSIFKSKNTEISKYFDSSKPENLINHFAINDDSFIKVQFKSDDGTLTEKTISKDVINTKAGTLVKEAAFASDLMNYKILSRMHNFRNSQEIEWFSLFESEVLPFISFRKPFVHYDGTTGNNNAADWWTYLLKNKPDNYYKYSKEYNTFQKMVSKFNSEFTFFLNSITETSNEILNNYFKKPYRIKFDYNRCIYGRPGDRKGYRILTKPILKIVVEYQNDYFDEGHTRIRKPHIFLNEAKLTAIALSVRFAVLKAKYLSAAPKILVLDDLLISLDMSNRDVVLDYILTEFSDYQIIIMTHDRHFYELTKHKIKKLNQSEKWKQLELYEYEKDGIPQPIVIESKSFLHKAKKYFYQKEYEAAGNFLRKEAENFCAEFLPKRLQLSKDYTELNLDGKIQKCIEYAQKSGLDVTLFKNLDSHRKFIFNPLSHSSYDVPKFNSEIASCIKTLEDLREIKFKTVLKHGDKLEFELTDANSSDRYKFEIIIHDEFKLIKMPGSESVLGAGMINYYVHKNGNKGFLQHSYESLQKMYDSYYEKSDKFKSADFWEEIIIQKTGEKLNFVRKF from the coding sequence ATGCAGCGCATCAACAAACTTATACTCAAAAACTTCAAATTCTTTTACGGCGAAGTGTCGCTCAATTTTGAGAGCAAGAACATTTTGCTCTACGGCGAAAACGGAAGCGGCAAAAGCTGCATCTATTGGGCTATTTATACTTTTCTTCAGAGCATCTTTAAATCAAAAAACACCGAAATTTCTAAATACTTTGATTCATCCAAACCAGAGAACCTAATTAATCATTTTGCTATTAATGATGATAGTTTCATTAAAGTGCAATTCAAATCAGATGACGGCACATTAACGGAAAAGACGATTTCCAAAGATGTTATCAATACCAAAGCAGGCACTCTGGTAAAAGAAGCTGCCTTTGCCAGCGATTTAATGAACTATAAAATTCTTTCCAGAATGCACAATTTCCGCAACAGTCAGGAAATCGAATGGTTTTCACTTTTTGAAAGCGAAGTATTGCCCTTCATTAGTTTTAGAAAACCCTTTGTTCATTATGATGGAACGACCGGTAATAACAACGCCGCCGATTGGTGGACTTATCTTTTAAAAAACAAGCCGGATAATTATTACAAATATTCAAAAGAATATAATACATTTCAGAAAATGGTATCAAAATTTAATAGCGAGTTCACATTTTTCTTGAACAGTATTACGGAAACATCCAATGAAATCCTAAATAATTATTTTAAGAAACCCTATAGGATCAAATTTGATTACAATCGATGTATTTATGGAAGACCCGGCGATAGGAAAGGATACCGTATTTTAACAAAGCCAATTTTAAAAATTGTTGTTGAATATCAAAATGATTATTTTGACGAAGGCCATACCCGTATAAGAAAACCACATATATTTTTAAATGAAGCAAAACTCACGGCTATTGCGCTATCCGTGCGCTTCGCCGTTCTGAAGGCAAAATATCTTTCTGCTGCGCCTAAAATTCTGGTTTTGGACGACCTTTTAATCAGTCTGGACATGAGTAACCGGGACGTGGTTTTGGATTATATTCTCACCGAATTTTCCGATTACCAAATAATCATCATGACCCATGACCGTCATTTTTATGAATTGACAAAACACAAAATTAAGAAACTGAATCAATCCGAAAAATGGAAGCAATTGGAACTTTATGAATACGAAAAGGATGGCATACCGCAGCCAATCGTTATTGAATCCAAGAGCTTTTTGCATAAGGCAAAAAAATACTTTTACCAAAAAGAATATGAAGCGGCCGGTAATTTTCTACGTAAAGAAGCGGAAAATTTCTGTGCAGAATTTTTGCCCAAAAGATTGCAATTGTCAAAGGACTATACAGAATTAAACCTGGATGGAAAAATTCAAAAATGTATTGAGTATGCCCAAAAAAGTGGTCTGGATGTAACTTTGTTCAAAAACTTAGATAGCCACCGTAAATTTATTTTTAATCCGCTAAGCCACAGCAGTTATGACGTTCCAAAATTTAATTCCGAGATTGCATCTTGCATCAAAACTCTTGAAGATTTACGGGAAATTAAATTTAAAACAGTGCTAAAACATGGTGACAAATTAGAATTTGAATTAACCGACGCAAACAGCTCGGATAGATATAAATTTGAAATCATCATTCATGACGAGTTTAAATTAATCAAAATGCCTGGTTCAGAAAGTGTGCTTGGCGCTGGAATGATTAACTATTATGTGCATAAAAATGGCAATAAAGGTTTTTTGCAACACAGTTATGAATCTTTGCAAAAAATGTATGATTCCTATTATGAAAAATCGGATAAATTCAAAAGCGCAGATTTCTGGGAAGAAATTATAATTCAAAAAACTGGTGAGAAATTGAACTTCGTGAGAAAATTCTAG
- a CDS encoding Eco57I restriction-modification methylase domain-containing protein, with translation MMTKQKLQQVLSAPFNLDAWRTVLFEVFGAKQFHQQPQPILLPSNNKADSAFELGSFHTADDRLIGLYQVNVLPNVWLERNKVGLRELLRHVYKYDVDGALIVFVQNDKWRLSFVSEIRALDEDGNPATVTTEPKRYTYLLGKDEKTKTPVDRLYSLAGKPITLEDIRNAFSVEALNEEFYKIVARHFYQLVGATAGKGKKVVKYERLLQLPDIDPTKNDSDKIYQEFAVRLIGRIIFSWFLKMKKSDSGIPLLPEELLSSQAVKKNKNYYHTILERLFFQILNTPIDQRVNNLPQGSEMIPFLNGGLFEPHPDDFYQPHPVTGLNQNLNTLKIPDEWFLEFFQELEKYNFTIDENSVVDIEVSVDPEMLGRIFENLLAEIDPDSGETARKATGSYYTPREIVDYMATESLLYYLNNKSGIEIDRLRPIFKMDESVSFRQDEKEKILDALDKLTVLDPACGSGAFPIGVMQKIVMALQKLDPNASWWKERQISRIDNPILKKQIKEKLDTATVEYARKLGIIQNSLFGVDIQPIAAEISKLRCFLTLIVDENIDENKPNRGVEPLPNLEFKFVTANTLIGLPKESAQGHLFDNHDELKELKKLRKLYLQSWGREKEEIKTKFLSIQNKIFKQQLRSYTGTDSRAYMLSSWNPFDHSKTDWFDSEWMLGTKNFDIVIGNPPYVDSEKMTKINKEYRDYLKLNYLLAKGNWDLFIIFIERGIELLKYKGIFSFIVPNKLIGAKYAKDARLFLNSLSLIEIRDYSRINVFRNTDVYPITILLAKNKITPSQNTIFIKIKDGYKIQSRINIKLFERKNDIFWDKYFLDSKLFNLLININKHKKLEMYNNLSITASATVSEAYQIKNVIIDKKELNNSFYFINTGTIDPYISLWGKKHTQYIKRKYQYPRIKHQDLININKARFIQSKSTKIIIAGMSISIEAFFDENGSYYAGKSTTIVIGNRDFLCFITAILNSRLINFYISNNYLSLKMAGGYLNINTDIIKSIPIPETNINIIKLFVNLVNYIVFIYSLENIKINTHVPNSHIAIIIKEVIDAMVVEVYFKDELKKAGIEFIKCIDDNFPPIEGLSEEEKIKTIRSVYQKLRQKDNEIMNNLKLMDIRLADLIGPIKAVG, from the coding sequence ATGATGACTAAGCAGAAATTACAGCAAGTTTTATCGGCACCATTTAATTTAGACGCTTGGCGAACGGTTTTATTTGAAGTATTCGGCGCAAAACAATTTCACCAACAACCCCAGCCCATTCTTTTGCCTTCCAACAATAAAGCGGATTCCGCCTTTGAGCTGGGAAGTTTTCATACGGCGGATGATCGCCTGATCGGTTTGTACCAGGTAAACGTGCTTCCCAATGTTTGGCTGGAACGCAACAAGGTCGGTTTGCGCGAACTTTTGCGTCATGTTTACAAGTATGACGTAGATGGCGCGTTAATCGTTTTTGTGCAAAATGATAAATGGCGCTTATCATTTGTATCCGAAATCAGGGCTTTAGATGAAGACGGAAATCCGGCAACGGTAACCACAGAACCTAAGCGATACACCTATTTACTGGGCAAAGATGAAAAAACCAAAACACCGGTTGACCGGCTTTATTCTTTAGCCGGCAAACCGATAACGCTGGAAGATATCCGCAATGCCTTTAGTGTTGAAGCGCTGAATGAAGAATTTTACAAAATTGTCGCCCGTCATTTTTATCAGTTGGTGGGCGCCACGGCCGGAAAAGGTAAAAAAGTAGTAAAGTATGAAAGACTTTTACAATTACCTGATATTGATCCTACCAAAAATGATTCAGATAAGATTTACCAGGAATTTGCAGTACGTCTAATTGGTCGCATCATATTTTCCTGGTTTCTTAAGATGAAAAAATCGGATTCCGGTATTCCATTATTGCCAGAAGAGCTTTTATCCAGCCAGGCGGTTAAGAAAAATAAAAATTATTATCACACAATTCTGGAAAGACTCTTTTTCCAGATTCTTAATACCCCCATTGATCAAAGAGTGAATAATTTGCCGCAAGGCAGCGAAATGATACCCTTCCTGAATGGCGGTCTGTTTGAACCCCATCCCGATGATTTTTACCAACCGCATCCGGTTACCGGTTTAAACCAAAATTTAAACACGCTGAAAATACCCGATGAATGGTTTTTGGAATTTTTTCAGGAACTGGAAAAATACAATTTTACCATTGACGAAAATTCCGTGGTGGATATTGAAGTAAGCGTTGACCCGGAAATGCTGGGCCGCATCTTTGAGAATCTGTTGGCGGAAATCGATCCGGACAGCGGCGAAACGGCGCGAAAGGCGACCGGCAGCTATTACACGCCCCGCGAAATTGTGGATTATATGGCAACGGAAAGCTTGCTCTATTATCTGAATAATAAATCCGGCATCGAAATAGACCGGTTAAGACCCATCTTCAAAATGGATGAGAGCGTCTCTTTTCGGCAGGATGAAAAAGAAAAAATATTGGACGCCCTGGATAAATTAACCGTGTTGGACCCCGCCTGCGGTTCCGGCGCCTTTCCCATTGGCGTGATGCAAAAAATCGTTATGGCTTTGCAAAAGCTGGATCCGAATGCATCGTGGTGGAAGGAACGCCAAATTAGCCGCATAGATAATCCCATTCTTAAAAAGCAGATTAAAGAAAAACTGGATACGGCAACGGTTGAATACGCCCGCAAATTAGGCATCATTCAAAACTCTTTATTCGGCGTGGATATCCAGCCCATCGCCGCGGAAATTTCCAAACTGCGTTGTTTTTTAACCTTGATTGTGGACGAAAACATCGATGAAAACAAACCGAACCGCGGCGTGGAACCGCTGCCCAACCTGGAATTTAAATTTGTAACCGCCAATACACTAATTGGTTTGCCCAAAGAGAGCGCCCAGGGGCATCTGTTTGATAACCACGATGAATTAAAAGAGTTGAAAAAATTACGCAAGTTATACTTACAAAGCTGGGGGCGGGAAAAGGAAGAAATAAAAACAAAATTTTTAAGCATCCAGAATAAAATATTCAAACAACAACTCAGGTCTTACACAGGAACAGATTCCCGCGCCTATATGCTTAGCAGTTGGAATCCCTTTGACCATTCCAAAACCGATTGGTTTGATTCGGAATGGATGCTTGGTACAAAGAATTTTGATATAGTTATTGGGAATCCGCCTTATGTTGATTCTGAAAAAATGACAAAAATAAATAAAGAATATAGGGATTACTTAAAACTTAATTATTTATTGGCAAAAGGTAATTGGGATTTGTTTATCATATTTATAGAGCGTGGAATCGAATTACTAAAGTATAAAGGAATTTTTTCATTTATTGTACCAAATAAATTAATTGGTGCTAAATATGCAAAAGATGCAAGATTATTTTTAAATTCCTTGTCATTAATAGAAATAAGGGATTATTCTAGAATTAATGTTTTCAGGAATACAGATGTTTATCCAATAACTATACTTTTGGCAAAAAATAAGATTACGCCATCTCAAAATACGATATTTATAAAAATAAAAGATGGTTATAAAATTCAAAGTAGGATAAACATAAAATTGTTTGAAAGAAAAAATGATATTTTTTGGGACAAATATTTTCTTGATTCAAAATTATTCAATTTATTAATAAATATTAATAAGCATAAAAAATTAGAAATGTATAATAATTTATCTATAACCGCATCTGCTACAGTTTCAGAAGCGTACCAGATTAAAAATGTAATTATCGATAAAAAAGAACTTAACAATAGTTTCTATTTTATAAATACTGGCACAATAGACCCATATATTTCATTGTGGGGGAAAAAACATACTCAATACATTAAAAGAAAATATCAATATCCTAGAATCAAGCATCAAGATTTGATAAATATTAATAAAGCTAGATTTATCCAATCAAAATCAACTAAAATTATTATAGCAGGTATGTCTATTTCTATTGAAGCTTTTTTTGATGAAAATGGTTCATACTATGCTGGAAAATCTACAACCATTGTTATAGGGAATAGAGATTTTCTTTGTTTCATAACTGCCATACTTAATTCTAGGTTAATTAATTTTTATATCAGTAATAATTATCTATCTCTAAAAATGGCAGGAGGATACTTAAATATTAATACGGATATAATTAAATCAATTCCAATTCCAGAAACAAATATAAATATAATTAAATTGTTTGTTAATTTAGTCAATTATATTGTTTTTATATATTCTTTAGAAAATATAAAAATAAATACCCATGTTCCTAATTCGCATATAGCAATAATAATCAAGGAAGTCATAGATGCGATGGTAGTAGAAGTATATTTTAAAGATGAACTAAAAAAAGCCGGTATAGAATTTATAAAATGTATAGATGATAATTTTCCGCCCATTGAAGGCTTAAGCGAAGAAGAAAAAATAAAAACCATTCGAAGCGTCTATCAAAAGTTGCGTCAAAAAGACAACGAGATTATGAATAACCTTAAACTGATGGATATCCGCCTGGCGGATTTAATCGGGCCTATTAAAGCGGTTGGCTAA